GGAAGCGGCGGAAGTGCCTTACAAGGCAGACAAGTCGGCCAACGACAAGATCGTGGCGCCGCTGGTCGACACGCCCAAGACGATCCAGATCATCAAGAAGGAAGTGCTGGAAGAGCAAGGCGCCGTCACGCTGATGGAAGCGCTGCGCAACACCCCCGGCATCACCATGCAGATGGGTGAGAACGGCAACACCTCGGCTGGCGACACCTTCCAGCTGCGCGGCTCTTCGCTGCAGCAGTCCACCTTCGTCGACGGCATCCGCGACCTGGGCGCGGTGACCCGCGACACCTTCAACCTGGAACAGATCGAAATCATCAAGGGCGCCGCAGGTGCTGAAACCGGTCGTGGTGCCGCCACCGGCCAACTCAACCTGGTCACCAAACAGGCGCACCTGGGCGACGAGAGCAGCGTCTCGGGCACGCTCGGCACCGGCAGCCGCAAGCGCGCCACCATCGATCTGAACAAGCAGTTGAGCGACACCTCGGCCTTGCGCGTCAACGGTTTGGTGCAGGACAGCGGCGTGGACGGCCGCGACCACGTGGAGAACACCGGCCAGGGCTTGGCGCTGTCCTACGCTACGGGTCTCAACAGCCCGACCCGCCTGTACCTGTACAGCCAGCACATCCGCCAGAAGAACGTGCCCGATGGCGGCATTCCGTCGATCGGCTTCGAAGGTTTCTACAACGCCAACGCCACGATCCGCGCCGGCGCCAAGGTCGACCGCGAGAACTACTACGGCAGCGTGAACGACCGCGAGAAGATCAATGCCGACATGTTCACCGCCAAGATCGAACACGATCTGGGTCAGGGCACGACGGTGCGCAACATCACCCGTGTCGGCAAGAACAGCATGGACCGCGTGCTCACCGGCATCAACGCCATCAACGGAACGACGGCACCCGCACTGATCGGCGATCCGTCCACCTGGACCATCAGCCGCTCGCGCCAGCGCGTCGACCAGGACAACACGATCATCGCCAACCAGACCAGCATGAACACCGAGTTCGCGGCTGGCGGCATGCAGCACAGCTTTGCGGCTGGCGTGGAGCTCATGCGCGAGTCACAGACCAGCCGTGCGTTCTCCACCACGGGCCTGACGACGCCAGCGGCCAACCTGTACAACCCCAATCCGCTCGATGCGATGCCGATGCCGTACGCCACGGGTGCAGAAGACCACGGCAGCACGAGCACGCTGGGTCTGTACGCGTTCGACAACGCGAAGATCAACGACCAGTGGTCGATCAACGGTGGCCTGCGTCTGGACCGCTACAAGACGCGAACCCGCGAATTCACGGCCGGCGGCGTCTTCAACGATCTGAAGGATTCCGACACGCTCGCCAGCTGGAGCATCGGCGGCGTGTACAAGCCGGCCGCCAATGGCAGCGTGTACGCCTCGTACGCCACCTCGCAGACGCCTCCAGGCAGCAACAACTTCGTCCTGGAAGCGGCGGCCAACAACCAGAA
The sequence above is a segment of the Hydrogenophaga sp. BPS33 genome. Coding sequences within it:
- a CDS encoding catecholate siderophore receptor Fiu, whose product is MAHIRSRKHNKPIQLLALLAASVPAAGMAQTTTTLPTVTVKEAAEVPYKADKSANDKIVAPLVDTPKTIQIIKKEVLEEQGAVTLMEALRNTPGITMQMGENGNTSAGDTFQLRGSSLQQSTFVDGIRDLGAVTRDTFNLEQIEIIKGAAGAETGRGAATGQLNLVTKQAHLGDESSVSGTLGTGSRKRATIDLNKQLSDTSALRVNGLVQDSGVDGRDHVENTGQGLALSYATGLNSPTRLYLYSQHIRQKNVPDGGIPSIGFEGFYNANATIRAGAKVDRENYYGSVNDREKINADMFTAKIEHDLGQGTTVRNITRVGKNSMDRVLTGINAINGTTAPALIGDPSTWTISRSRQRVDQDNTIIANQTSMNTEFAAGGMQHSFAAGVELMRESQTSRAFSTTGLTTPAANLYNPNPLDAMPMPYATGAEDHGSTSTLGLYAFDNAKINDQWSINGGLRLDRYKTRTREFTAGGVFNDLKDSDTLASWSIGGVYKPAANGSVYASYATSQTPPGSNNFVLEAAANNQNNAALDPQETSTVEVGTKWELLNKRLNVAAAVFRSVNDKQTSIDPVTNTSQQFGKTQVQGIELSAVGQITNFWQISAALAKTSTKQIDQFSGAGGATITDGVRWSPDLTLTLWTSYQLDKLTLGFGTRYVSEQKRVVNGANPAASNVPNIPSYWVADAMVGYQFSDKVSVRLNVYNLFDKEYLSVLNNGGSRLALGAPRSAAVTANFKF